The following are encoded together in the Scytonema millei VB511283 genome:
- a CDS encoding methyltransferase domain-containing protein has protein sequence MNAKNIFAKVAPTSVKTIVKKFTKHELKNQKGSNENLHEMEAISDENYLRMAYKVIFERDIDSDGLANWLNVLDQGLSRTALLRMLVDSIEFQLRPLSSKDYWHLLNAKLHHARFKLIRTVLPEAKVILDLGGASTGDARGALLSFGYPYLPEKIYIADLPPDERMLNASELAQHIRYKSCDINYVYTSMSDLSLFEEGSFDLIWSGQSIEHVTTEEAEKVFAQAYKLLKPGGKLALDTPNRSATQIQCPKGYIHPEHKIEYFYSDLCRILERHNFKIVETKGLIDLSKTIENNLDMKHFCEEAISGEALNDQPEKSYCFYLCCMRSCDL, from the coding sequence ATGAATGCCAAAAACATTTTTGCCAAAGTAGCTCCCACTTCTGTAAAAACAATCGTTAAAAAGTTTACTAAACACGAATTGAAAAACCAAAAAGGCTCTAATGAAAACTTGCATGAAATGGAGGCAATTTCTGACGAGAACTATTTGAGAATGGCGTATAAAGTTATATTTGAGCGCGACATCGATTCAGATGGGTTAGCAAACTGGTTGAACGTACTCGATCAGGGCTTGAGTCGAACTGCTCTATTGAGGATGTTAGTCGATTCTATCGAATTTCAACTACGTCCATTGAGTAGTAAAGACTATTGGCATCTACTCAATGCTAAGCTTCATCATGCTAGATTTAAACTGATTAGAACGGTGCTTCCAGAAGCAAAAGTCATTTTAGACTTGGGAGGAGCTTCTACTGGTGACGCTCGTGGTGCTTTGTTAAGCTTCGGCTATCCATATTTACCAGAAAAAATATATATTGCCGACTTACCTCCCGATGAAAGGATGCTAAATGCTTCTGAGCTGGCACAGCATATTAGATACAAAAGTTGCGACATTAATTATGTCTATACCAGCATGAGCGACCTATCTCTGTTTGAGGAAGGTTCTTTCGATCTAATTTGGTCAGGACAATCGATAGAACACGTGACCACAGAAGAGGCTGAAAAAGTGTTTGCTCAAGCATACAAGTTGTTGAAACCAGGGGGTAAGCTGGCACTGGATACTCCAAATCGCTCTGCAACTCAAATACAGTGTCCTAAAGGTTATATTCATCCCGAACATAAAATTGAATACTTTTACAGTGACTTGTGCCGAATTTTAGAGAGGCACAATTTCAAGATTGTTGAAACAAAAGGTCTGATCGATCTGTCTAAAACTATTGAGAATAACTTGGATATGAAACATTTTTGTGAGGAGGCTATTAGTGGTGAGGCTTTGAACGATCAGCCAGAAAAGTCTTACTGTTTCTATTTGTGCTGTATGCGGAGTTGCGATCTTTAA
- a CDS encoding DUF4214 domain-containing protein has translation MSYLSQLLNLSSRASKTIGKISDSLSNKSFNSESETLSDREFLVDAYRKLLGREVDEDGLKHYIKLLQTSYSRTDVLMTLVQSDEFINKVLKENIKIQNLRELKPNNYYAVEDLLQPNNALVFFVETSDDFDWLEAMILKHGYYEKPGVWGFRIDKDKKVMAEIMSAFHPQRALEIGCANGTILQCLHEMNIHCEGIEISSMAIDKAFPDIKNNIHHGDLLELELSEKYDLIFGLDIFEHLNPNKLHDYLDRIDRILVDGGYLFGNIPAFGDDPIFGTVFPIYIKEWEQDIAQEKPFTLLHVDKDGYPINGHLIWADWHWWVKQFEQHGFQREVEVEKVLHKKYDAYMEKTSIARKSYFVFSKRGEQQKTEAIADRISSRSSKVL, from the coding sequence TCTTAAATCTCTCAAGCAGAGCTAGCAAAACAATTGGGAAAATCTCTGATTCGCTCTCAAATAAGAGTTTTAATTCAGAGTCAGAAACTTTATCAGATCGAGAATTTTTAGTAGATGCTTATCGCAAACTTTTAGGACGAGAAGTCGATGAAGATGGGTTAAAACATTACATTAAGCTCCTCCAAACGAGCTACAGCAGAACCGACGTACTCATGACTTTAGTTCAGTCGGATGAGTTTATTAACAAAGTTTTAAAGGAAAATATTAAAATTCAAAATTTACGAGAACTTAAACCAAACAACTACTATGCAGTAGAAGACCTTTTACAACCTAATAATGCTTTAGTATTTTTTGTAGAAACTTCAGATGATTTTGATTGGCTAGAAGCCATGATTCTCAAACATGGTTATTATGAAAAACCTGGTGTATGGGGTTTTAGAATTGATAAAGATAAGAAAGTCATGGCTGAAATCATGTCAGCTTTTCACCCCCAAAGAGCTTTAGAGATAGGCTGTGCCAATGGAACTATTCTGCAATGTTTGCATGAGATGAATATCCATTGCGAAGGAATAGAAATTAGCTCGATGGCAATTGATAAAGCTTTTCCTGACATCAAAAATAATATCCATCATGGCGATTTGTTAGAACTAGAGCTTTCGGAAAAATACGACTTAATTTTTGGTCTGGATATATTTGAACACTTAAATCCCAACAAACTGCACGACTATCTCGATCGCATAGATCGAATATTAGTTGATGGCGGTTACTTATTTGGCAATATTCCGGCATTTGGTGACGATCCAATCTTTGGTACGGTTTTTCCTATTTATATCAAGGAGTGGGAACAAGATATTGCTCAAGAAAAGCCTTTTACCCTGCTGCATGTCGATAAAGACGGCTATCCGATTAACGGACATTTAATTTGGGCTGATTGGCACTGGTGGGTAAAACAATTTGAACAACATGGTTTTCAACGAGAAGTAGAAGTTGAAAAAGTGCTGCACAAAAAATATGATGCTTACATGGAAAAAACATCGATCGCGAGAAAGTCATACTTTGTTTTTTCTAAACGTGGCGAGCAGCAAAAAACAGAAGCGATCGCCGATCGGATTAGTTCGCGATCGTCAAAAGTTTTGTGA